A single region of the Sulfitobacter geojensis genome encodes:
- a CDS encoding response regulator, with amino-acid sequence MSMQKIQISALKSTVKIPSVVSILIVDDERFDRARLRRICDNLDFEAIITEADTLEAMGTALQNDRFDLIFLDFNMPDGDGLMALDAIANDERHRSVAVIMVTGDDDVDVAIAAMKNGCSDFVKKDTVSPEAIRRATLNALQKAALNRGLEIETSLRTNIETVLNQFTRQCAEEFNPLLFNMMRQVRGLHSVRLDETKYAIAVGKIERACERMFDFVKDIEDQERKDEVLLTVGDFALERVDPAQMAERKSQKARLFRRKGG; translated from the coding sequence ATGTCGATGCAGAAGATTCAGATATCGGCGCTGAAATCGACCGTGAAGATACCCAGTGTCGTCAGTATCTTGATCGTTGATGACGAACGCTTTGACCGCGCGCGATTGCGGCGCATCTGCGACAATCTGGATTTTGAGGCGATCATCACCGAAGCGGACACGCTGGAAGCGATGGGAACGGCGCTGCAAAATGATCGGTTTGATCTGATTTTTTTGGATTTTAACATGCCTGATGGCGATGGTTTGATGGCGTTGGATGCGATTGCCAACGATGAGCGACACCGCTCTGTCGCTGTGATCATGGTGACAGGGGATGATGACGTCGACGTGGCGATTGCCGCGATGAAGAACGGCTGCAGCGATTTTGTGAAAAAGGACACCGTGTCACCCGAGGCGATCCGGCGGGCAACGTTGAATGCGCTGCAAAAGGCGGCATTGAACCGCGGACTGGAGATCGAGACAAGCCTGCGGACCAACATCGAAACGGTTCTAAACCAGTTCACGCGGCAATGCGCGGAAGAGTTCAATCCGCTGCTGTTCAACATGATGCGACAGGTGCGCGGGCTGCATTCAGTGCGGCTGGACGAGACGAAATATGCCATCGCCGTCGGCAAGATCGAGCGGGCCTGCGAGCGGATGTTCGATTTCGTCAAGGATATCGAGGATCAAGAGCGCAAGGATGAGGTGCTGCTGACTGTGGGCGATTTCGCGCTGGAGCGGGTCGATCCAGCACAGATGGCCGAGCGGAAGTCGCAAAAGGCAAGGTTGTTCAGGCGCAAGGGGGGGTGA
- a CDS encoding MarC family protein: protein MFDWTSLIREFVTLLVVIDPVGTVPVYLFAVQSVPARLHRNFAIRAVAISTLVLLVFLVGGQYLLETLGLRLGSFQIAGGIVLFLFAMTMIFGDSKPAREIEEAERDHLAGAVFPLAMPSIASPGAMLAIVVLTDNHTETLGEQAVTAAMLVVVLLLTLAILLAANVVYKVIGNTGVSVISRVMGIVLATIAVDSILGGFDALGVLDVSPPTLDSPLGQTASN, encoded by the coding sequence ATCTTCGACTGGACCTCGCTTATCCGCGAATTTGTGACCCTTCTGGTGGTCATTGACCCCGTCGGAACTGTGCCGGTCTATCTGTTCGCGGTGCAAAGCGTGCCCGCACGGCTGCACCGCAATTTTGCTATCCGTGCCGTCGCCATCTCAACGCTGGTGCTGCTGGTCTTCCTGGTTGGCGGTCAATATCTGCTCGAAACCCTCGGGTTGCGGCTGGGATCGTTCCAGATTGCGGGTGGCATCGTGCTGTTCCTGTTCGCCATGACGATGATCTTTGGCGATTCCAAACCCGCCCGCGAGATCGAGGAGGCAGAACGCGACCACCTTGCCGGCGCGGTTTTTCCCCTTGCCATGCCCTCTATCGCGTCGCCGGGGGCCATGCTGGCCATCGTGGTACTGACAGACAACCACACTGAAACCCTCGGCGAACAGGCGGTTACCGCCGCCATGCTGGTCGTTGTCCTTTTGCTGACGCTGGCCATCCTGCTGGCGGCCAACGTCGTCTACAAGGTCATCGGCAACACGGGCGTCAGTGTGATCAGTCGGGTCATGGGCATCGTCCTTGCGACGATCGCCGTTGATTCCATTCTGGGCGGGTTCGACGCGCTGGGTGTGCTGGATGTCTCACCGCCCACGCTGGACAGCCCGCTGGGGCAAACCGCTTCCAACTGA
- a CDS encoding VOC family protein, protein MKLSALTLIVPDYDAAIAYYCGTMGFVLELDIDQGDKRWVRIAPSKGAQTGFILARAASPEQTAAIGNQGAGRVWLFLESDDFAADHARLSAAGVQFEEDPRHEPYGTVAVFADAFGNRWDLIEYS, encoded by the coding sequence ATGAAACTTTCCGCCCTCACCCTCATCGTGCCCGATTATGACGCCGCCATCGCCTATTATTGCGGGACGATGGGCTTTGTGCTGGAACTGGATATCGACCAAGGCGACAAACGCTGGGTCCGCATCGCCCCGTCCAAAGGGGCGCAAACCGGCTTTATCCTCGCACGTGCAGCATCGCCCGAACAAACAGCCGCCATTGGCAATCAGGGTGCGGGCCGCGTCTGGCTGTTTCTGGAATCCGACGACTTTGCAGCCGATCACGCCCGCCTGAGCGCCGCAGGTGTCCAGTTCGAGGAAGATCCACGCCATGAACCCTATGGCACAGTCGCCGTTTTTGCCGATGCTTTCGGCAATCGCTGGGATTTGATCGAATACAGCTGA
- a CDS encoding DUF2244 domain-containing protein — protein MPYKWITPPDTSHQQMRLWPHQSLSPRGFAGFILATFVMILIPTLALLGTTLLWGLLPFVLLAVAGIYFALQSNHRSRQIEELLTLDPETARLVHTTPKGEVKEWQCNRYWVTINKYATDGPVPQYITLRGEGREVEIGTFLSEEERIALYDDLQRSLRQ, from the coding sequence ATGCCCTATAAATGGATCACCCCGCCCGACACGTCCCACCAGCAGATGCGCCTGTGGCCGCACCAGTCCCTGTCGCCCCGTGGATTTGCCGGTTTCATCCTCGCCACCTTCGTGATGATTCTGATCCCGACCCTGGCGCTTTTGGGTACAACCCTGCTGTGGGGCTTGCTGCCCTTTGTTCTGCTGGCGGTGGCAGGCATCTATTTCGCGCTGCAATCCAACCACAGGTCACGCCAGATCGAAGAACTGCTGACCCTTGATCCCGAAACCGCACGGCTGGTCCACACCACCCCCAAGGGCGAGGTCAAGGAATGGCAGTGCAACCGCTATTGGGTAACGATCAACAAATACGCAACCGACGGTCCGGTGCCGCAGTATATCACCCTGCGCGGCGAAGGACGCGAGGTCGAAATCGGCACCTTCCTCAGCGAGGAAGAACGCATCGCCCTTTACGACGACCTACAGCGCAGCCTGCGCCAATGA